One window of Saprospiraceae bacterium genomic DNA carries:
- a CDS encoding acyloxyacyl hydrolase: MKLFDLKYKERMKKHSSPVDTEQLWKDIQKKKRTKRGFIFWWTGIGLLIITAGLYYFLNPTFKNDRNSEGLLHTQPVIADRKSDSDSNKMLSIKNDKDALFQSKQASVDPNFYRENANEQKHKSSRKLKPLNQINSNTMEIQPTVFHESSDLTESANTYFKPNSVNELQSLEPEKADPQAMNGVNLYGNEHLEEVLALPVLLKQLIIHSKLLVDHLNTIPNPAVRLKPQTMEKPWFLQMGFGQSLVDRRFNANSDSFPTRNTKVLYAFKSEINLSRALSKQFEIFTGIRYTHILSQNKGSFRSSEELVKPKGQIIEHISLEGISSFSEEDIHLRRVTTIYNTSYQRMYLMDWSLGVNYSKPINSWAIFVNAATACNVFSKASGNYLTKENGYTDIQKEIKTHLGFSISGGVGLSYLLKNRSAISLDMNYCSYFNSFNRNQGIHEQYNLLGGQLSYKFRL, encoded by the coding sequence TTTCATATTTTGGTGGACTGGTATTGGTCTGCTAATAATAACCGCAGGTCTCTATTACTTTTTAAATCCCACTTTTAAAAATGACAGAAATTCTGAAGGACTTCTACACACACAGCCTGTTATTGCAGATAGAAAATCAGATTCAGACAGCAATAAAATGCTGTCGATTAAGAATGATAAAGATGCATTATTTCAATCTAAACAGGCTTCCGTTGACCCAAATTTTTACAGAGAAAATGCAAATGAACAAAAACATAAATCTTCTCGCAAGTTGAAACCACTGAATCAGATTAATTCCAATACAATGGAAATTCAGCCAACTGTTTTTCATGAGTCTTCTGATCTTACTGAATCTGCAAATACTTATTTTAAGCCAAATTCAGTAAATGAATTACAATCCTTGGAACCTGAAAAGGCTGATCCACAAGCAATGAATGGAGTAAATTTATATGGTAATGAACATTTAGAAGAAGTACTGGCACTGCCCGTTTTACTTAAACAATTAATCATTCATTCGAAATTGTTGGTTGACCACCTCAATACGATACCAAATCCTGCAGTTAGACTTAAGCCACAAACAATGGAAAAACCCTGGTTTTTGCAGATGGGCTTTGGCCAATCTTTGGTTGATAGAAGGTTTAATGCAAATTCAGATTCATTTCCGACTCGAAATACAAAGGTCCTTTATGCATTCAAATCAGAAATTAATTTATCTAGGGCATTAAGCAAACAATTTGAAATATTTACAGGAATTCGGTACACACATATTTTATCCCAAAACAAGGGCAGTTTTAGAAGTTCGGAAGAGTTGGTAAAACCAAAGGGTCAAATCATTGAGCATATTAGTTTGGAAGGGATTAGCAGTTTTTCTGAAGAAGATATTCATTTAAGGCGGGTTACCACGATATACAATACCAGTTATCAGAGAATGTATCTGATGGATTGGAGTTTAGGAGTGAATTATTCAAAACCAATTAATTCCTGGGCCATTTTTGTGAATGCAGCTACAGCCTGCAATGTATTTTCAAAAGCCAGTGGAAATTATCTGACAAAGGAAAATGGCTATACTGATATTCAAAAGGAAATAAAAACCCATTTGGGATTTTCCATCAGCGGGGGAGTCGGACTTTCTTATTTATTAAAGAATCGAAGTGCCATTTCCTTAGATATGAACTATTGCAGTTATTTCAATTCTTTCAATCGAAATCAAGGCATCCACGAACAATACAATTTATTAGGTGGTCAATTAAGTTACAAATTCAGACTCTAG
- a CDS encoding DUF2807 domain-containing protein, giving the protein MKLSTKLLLSLFGLTILLSFITMFRIQQWHREYDKGIYKGNENWIEKEFPLQEFNSLEVGNHFSVVWHQGAPLVKVKIEENLKSFIKVDQTGKHVIIKFDSLPNYRTNGKIIIDVYSQSLEKIHLKDFMEFKTVDSIQGSKLELELEDHCEVNMYIKTDTLVINMYDFCELNLAGKCSTTNIHLNGHCQLDGEDIQFEQVEMQMDDFSNADIRVGRFIKAALKDHAQLNYKGDSVVADIKTRDFSNVNED; this is encoded by the coding sequence ATGAAACTAAGTACTAAACTTTTATTGTCACTTTTTGGGTTGACTATCCTGTTGAGCTTTATCACGATGTTTAGAATTCAACAATGGCATCGGGAATATGACAAAGGAATTTATAAAGGCAATGAAAACTGGATTGAAAAGGAATTTCCACTACAGGAATTTAACAGTCTGGAAGTTGGAAACCATTTTTCAGTAGTCTGGCATCAAGGCGCACCACTGGTTAAAGTAAAAATTGAAGAAAATCTTAAATCTTTCATCAAAGTAGATCAAACTGGAAAGCACGTGATCATAAAATTTGATAGTCTTCCAAATTACCGGACGAATGGAAAGATTATTATTGATGTTTATTCACAATCATTGGAAAAAATTCACCTAAAAGATTTTATGGAATTTAAAACCGTTGATAGCATTCAGGGATCTAAACTCGAATTGGAATTGGAAGACCATTGTGAAGTCAATATGTATATTAAAACCGATACCCTTGTAATTAATATGTATGATTTCTGTGAGTTAAACCTTGCTGGTAAATGTTCTACAACAAACATTCACCTGAACGGTCACTGCCAATTGGATGGAGAAGACATCCAATTCGAACAGGTTGAAATGCAAATGGATGATTTTTCAAATGCAGACATCCGGGTAGGACGGTTTATTAAAGCGGCTTTAAAAGACCATGCGCAACTAAACTACAAAGGGGATTCTGTGGTAGCTGATATCAAAACGCGCGATTTCAGCAATGTCAATGAAGACTAA
- a CDS encoding GntR family transcriptional regulator: MEFKKSLSIFEQIGMSVQENIINQDWQEGERIPSVRDYATSIQVNPNTVMRTYTLLQDQGILENRRGIGFFVALGAKQKSVQHRKDQFAEEFLPELFKNMDQLGINWDEMKNYYQNWKNQKIS; this comes from the coding sequence ATGGAATTCAAAAAATCATTATCAATATTCGAACAAATAGGTATGTCTGTTCAGGAAAATATTATCAATCAGGATTGGCAAGAAGGAGAACGCATCCCATCTGTTAGAGATTATGCAACCAGCATCCAGGTCAACCCCAATACCGTCATGCGCACATATACCTTATTACAAGACCAGGGAATCCTGGAAAATCGCAGAGGCATTGGTTTTTTTGTCGCTCTCGGAGCTAAACAAAAATCAGTACAACATCGCAAAGATCAATTTGCTGAAGAGTTTTTACCAGAATTATTTAAAAATATGGATCAACTGGGAATTAATTGGGACGAAATGAAAAATTATTATCAGAATTGGAAAAATCAAAAGATATCATGA
- a CDS encoding ABC transporter ATP-binding protein, with the protein MIQVNDLSFGYRKKQAPLFDHLNLDIQAGTICGILGKNGAGKTTLLRLISGLLFPTTGTSSIHGLESRERPVSMLADLFYVQEEYVFPELTMYKYVELNAPFYPRWDQQKFIEISSDFELGGNRKIKELSFGQKKKFLIAFALATGSKLLIMDEPTNGMDIPSKTIFRKVVSASLGEDQCFLISTHQVKDVSNLLDRIVVIEGGKVIFNQDVFSISSKYRFDFQPGNALPAQYLYAETVPGGHMLLNPQENQQQATDIDLEILFNAIISKAI; encoded by the coding sequence ATGATACAAGTAAATGATCTGAGTTTCGGTTACCGCAAAAAACAAGCGCCTTTGTTTGATCATCTGAATTTGGATATTCAGGCTGGGACGATTTGTGGCATTTTGGGTAAAAATGGAGCTGGCAAAACTACTTTACTGCGTTTGATTTCAGGTTTGTTGTTTCCAACTACGGGTACCAGCAGCATTCATGGATTGGAAAGTCGTGAACGACCGGTTTCGATGTTGGCAGATCTCTTTTATGTACAGGAAGAATACGTGTTTCCGGAATTGACTATGTATAAATACGTAGAACTCAATGCGCCTTTTTATCCAAGATGGGATCAACAAAAATTTATTGAAATTTCATCGGACTTTGAGTTGGGTGGAAATCGCAAAATCAAAGAACTGTCTTTCGGACAGAAGAAAAAATTTCTCATTGCTTTTGCTTTAGCTACCGGTAGTAAATTACTTATAATGGATGAACCTACCAATGGTATGGATATTCCTTCTAAAACAATCTTTAGGAAAGTAGTATCTGCATCGCTGGGAGAAGACCAATGTTTTTTAATTTCTACCCATCAGGTTAAAGATGTTTCCAATTTATTAGATCGCATTGTTGTGATTGAAGGAGGTAAAGTCATTTTTAATCAAGACGTATTTTCCATTAGTTCGAAATATCGTTTTGATTTTCAACCCGGTAATGCCTTGCCTGCACAGTATCTCTATGCAGAAACCGTCCCCGGTGGCCACATGCTATTGAATCCACAGGAAAATCAACAACAAGCAACAGATATCGATCTTGAAATTCTGTTTAATGCCATTATTTCTAAAGCAATTTAA
- a CDS encoding T9SS type A sorting domain-containing protein has protein sequence MKSPFIIAFCFVTIVSFTQQNWYTTGQSADLMISGAGFNDCMGPLVFNHPSGLCSDGTNLLVCDRFNNRVLIWKNAPDHWNQEPDLVLGQPDFRSNNPGKGLHQLNWPGNISVGNQVIAVADTENDRVLIWNSFPQSNGAPADLEIYLPSLTPNGSSKHYEWPWGVWTDGTRLAVVATTGAAILFWNSLPTHSAQTPDYTIALNEFGTPRNVSTDGKTYFFVGDHNAKVNGKPGTFFWYSYPKQSNQTYDYYQDEWIKGIQTSSGQFISGGILNYYLYNKIPGLTNQQPDLSFQFPYYKNGDGPDIAEADGRIYINNYNGNNILVYNQIPSNDKESPDWALGSYDFNINTLDSFGYIQNPNLTSDGSRLIVTSDFDRAIYIYNQIPTQSGILPDHKYSMISYDGFCWDHALFENQFITVGVQKICIWNDLGKLHLKPEQIFQKNLGTAIFKDLRGVALDSDFFSLADRDGKIWIWNGIPKSSNENPFLSLDFPGFQFNQMHSDGKYLIVCSESPPSQVLIFRISDLRNGIKTPWKQISASQTNRLNLVASAISFEGSLAIANRGLHQVLLWKNIEEAGDFSKVIVLGQSSLQNIQPAIGSDRLFMPSTLLALDNELWVGEFKFSSRILKFSPGPTKNEDLNKAGMQSIEIFPNPVDDEFILKLTQPVQSTKGFQILDLHGRTIQCIDEIIQLSNASYRVQLYSEGLIAGIYFISYTDAQKKLLAKFIRTY, from the coding sequence ATGAAAAGTCCATTTATTATTGCCTTTTGCTTTGTCACGATTGTTAGTTTTACTCAACAAAACTGGTATACAACCGGTCAATCTGCCGATTTAATGATTAGTGGCGCTGGATTTAATGATTGTATGGGTCCTTTGGTATTTAATCATCCAAGCGGTTTGTGCAGTGATGGTACGAACTTGCTGGTGTGCGACCGGTTTAACAACCGGGTTTTAATTTGGAAGAATGCCCCGGACCATTGGAATCAGGAGCCCGATTTGGTATTGGGACAGCCCGACTTTAGATCAAATAATCCGGGTAAGGGTTTACATCAATTAAACTGGCCGGGAAATATCAGTGTTGGAAATCAAGTGATCGCTGTTGCAGATACAGAAAATGACCGGGTTCTGATTTGGAATTCTTTCCCACAATCTAACGGGGCTCCGGCTGATCTTGAAATTTACTTGCCATCTTTAACGCCCAATGGCAGTTCAAAACACTATGAATGGCCCTGGGGAGTTTGGACCGACGGGACTCGCCTGGCTGTAGTAGCTACCACAGGGGCGGCAATCCTCTTTTGGAATAGTTTGCCAACACACAGCGCTCAAACACCGGATTATACCATTGCTTTAAATGAATTTGGAACCCCAAGAAATGTCAGCACGGATGGCAAAACCTATTTCTTTGTAGGAGACCATAATGCAAAAGTGAATGGAAAACCTGGAACTTTTTTTTGGTATTCTTATCCTAAGCAATCAAATCAAACCTACGATTACTATCAAGACGAATGGATAAAAGGAATTCAAACTTCTAGTGGTCAATTTATTTCCGGAGGGATATTAAATTATTACCTCTACAATAAAATCCCAGGTTTAACAAATCAACAGCCCGACTTAAGTTTTCAATTTCCATATTATAAAAATGGGGACGGACCAGACATCGCGGAAGCAGATGGTCGCATTTATATAAATAACTACAACGGCAATAACATTCTCGTGTACAATCAAATTCCCAGCAACGATAAAGAATCACCGGATTGGGCCCTGGGCTCCTATGATTTTAATATAAATACTCTGGATAGTTTTGGTTATATCCAGAATCCAAATCTTACCAGCGACGGATCCAGATTGATCGTCACTTCTGATTTTGACCGTGCTATTTATATTTATAATCAGATTCCAACCCAATCCGGAATCTTACCGGATCATAAATATTCCATGATTTCTTACGATGGATTTTGTTGGGACCATGCTTTATTTGAAAATCAGTTCATCACGGTCGGAGTCCAAAAAATTTGTATTTGGAATGATCTTGGAAAACTTCATCTAAAACCAGAACAGATTTTTCAAAAAAATTTGGGCACTGCAATTTTCAAGGATTTAAGAGGCGTTGCATTGGATTCGGATTTCTTCTCGTTAGCAGACCGGGACGGAAAAATCTGGATCTGGAATGGGATACCAAAATCTTCAAACGAAAATCCATTTTTATCTTTAGATTTTCCAGGTTTTCAATTTAATCAAATGCACAGTGACGGAAAATATCTGATTGTTTGCTCTGAAAGTCCGCCGTCTCAAGTTTTAATTTTTAGAATCAGTGATTTAAGAAATGGAATAAAAACACCCTGGAAACAAATAAGCGCTTCTCAAACCAATCGATTGAATCTTGTTGCATCTGCAATTTCCTTTGAAGGCAGTTTAGCAATCGCCAACAGGGGACTTCACCAGGTATTATTATGGAAAAACATAGAGGAAGCAGGCGATTTTTCCAAAGTGATTGTTTTGGGTCAATCCAGTTTGCAAAATATTCAACCAGCCATTGGCAGCGATCGATTATTTATGCCTTCAACGTTACTGGCACTGGATAATGAGCTTTGGGTGGGTGAGTTTAAATTTTCCTCACGCATTTTAAAGTTTAGTCCTGGTCCAACTAAAAATGAAGACTTGAATAAAGCAGGTATGCAAAGCATTGAAATCTTTCCAAATCCAGTAGATGATGAATTTATTTTAAAGCTGACACAACCGGTACAATCAACAAAAGGCTTTCAAATATTGGACCTGCATGGAAGAACCATTCAATGCATTGATGAAATCATTCAACTATCCAATGCTTCGTATCGAGTTCAATTATATTCAGAAGGCTTAATTGCAGGAATATATTTTATAAGTTATACAGACGCTCAAAAAAAATTGCTTGCAAAATTTATACGTACCTATTAA
- the uvrA gene encoding excinuclease ABC subunit UvrA, producing the protein MSKTQNPKSKQFIEIKGARSNNLRNVDVMLPKSKLIVVTGVSGSGKSSLIIDTLYAEGQRRYVESLSAYARQFLTRMKKPELDYIKGLCPAIAIEQKVTSSNARSTVGSLTEIYDFLRLLYARLGKTYSPVSGKVVKKHEVKDVVDFIGQQQMDTKIYISFNLQQNYPDRSLQQELEILLQKGFNRIFWNHELYLIEDLLVSKKNIKHKVTHSDYKSFFIVVDRLKLAAMDEDMQKRIADSILTCFSESLGDCTLIFNDEKIHHFSSRFELDGIKFPEPSPQLFNYNNSFGACPVCEGYGRIIGIDENKVVPNKSKTIYEGAIACWSGEKSSEWLTPLIQIAAKINFPLHLPYRELSEAQKEILWNGIEQFQGIYAFFRDLEEKLYKIQNRIMLARYRGKTHCTACKGARLRKEALYVKFAGKNFRDLMFIPIEDLLKFFKTLKLDPGDFEIAKRLLLEITNRLEVLDKIGLSYLTLDRLSSTLSGGESQRIHLTRTLGSNLTSSLYILDEPSIGLHPKDTAKLVEALHHLRDLGNTVIVIEHEEEIIKNADEILDIGPGAGIHGGTVVYSGSYKEFLNQKTKNLTASYITGINKIPIPLIRKTNSDQIILEDINLHNLQNLKVHFPLQCMICVSGVSGSGKTSLIKHVFHPLLQAKLTDDFQEDQNLGKLSGAYKRIKQVELVNQQAIGRSSRSNPATYVKAYDEIRDIFKQQPLSKLRQYQPKHFSFNVEGGRCETCKGDGEIIVEMQFLADVSLICEDCNGKRFSNEILEVKYKDKNIFDILELSIEESLKFFSDRKELVKKLKPLNDVGLGYLKLGQSSSTLSGGEAQRLKLAYYLGLESSSDHIFFIFDEPTTGLHFDDVKKLLFALHSLVEKGHTVLVIEHNMDVLKTADWIIDLGPGGGRHGGQLLYEGTPEGLLKVKNSHTARYLKAKLNG; encoded by the coding sequence ATGTCAAAAACCCAAAACCCAAAATCCAAACAATTTATTGAGATTAAAGGAGCCCGATCCAATAATCTTCGGAATGTGGATGTCATGTTGCCTAAATCCAAACTCATTGTGGTAACCGGAGTGTCTGGTTCCGGAAAATCATCTTTAATCATTGATACGCTCTATGCAGAAGGGCAGCGTCGGTATGTGGAAAGTCTCTCCGCATATGCCCGTCAATTTTTGACCCGAATGAAAAAGCCTGAATTGGATTATATCAAAGGCTTGTGTCCTGCAATTGCAATTGAGCAAAAGGTTACCTCAAGCAATGCCCGCTCCACGGTGGGTTCTCTTACTGAAATTTATGATTTTTTAAGGCTCTTGTATGCCCGATTGGGAAAAACCTATTCTCCGGTTTCTGGTAAAGTAGTTAAAAAACATGAGGTAAAAGATGTGGTTGATTTTATTGGTCAACAGCAAATGGACACTAAAATTTATATCTCCTTTAATTTACAACAAAATTATCCCGACAGAAGCCTCCAACAGGAATTAGAAATTTTACTTCAAAAAGGCTTTAACCGCATTTTTTGGAATCATGAACTCTACCTGATCGAAGATTTACTGGTTTCAAAAAAAAATATTAAACATAAAGTCACACATTCCGATTATAAATCCTTCTTTATTGTGGTGGATCGTTTAAAATTGGCTGCAATGGATGAGGATATGCAAAAGCGAATTGCCGATTCTATTTTAACCTGTTTTTCTGAAAGTCTGGGAGATTGTACGCTTATTTTTAATGATGAAAAAATCCACCATTTTTCATCGCGCTTTGAGTTAGATGGAATAAAATTTCCTGAACCAAGTCCTCAGTTGTTTAATTACAACAACTCGTTTGGTGCATGCCCTGTATGCGAAGGGTATGGACGCATTATTGGAATAGATGAAAATAAAGTGGTGCCCAATAAATCGAAAACAATTTATGAAGGAGCCATCGCTTGTTGGTCTGGTGAAAAATCCAGTGAATGGCTTACACCTCTGATTCAAATAGCGGCTAAAATAAATTTTCCGTTACACCTTCCTTATCGTGAACTAAGCGAGGCACAAAAAGAAATTTTGTGGAATGGCATTGAACAATTTCAAGGGATCTATGCATTTTTTAGAGACCTCGAAGAAAAACTTTACAAAATTCAAAACCGGATTATGCTTGCCCGCTATCGCGGAAAAACACATTGTACGGCATGCAAAGGTGCCCGATTAAGAAAAGAAGCTTTATATGTAAAATTTGCCGGAAAAAATTTCAGGGATCTGATGTTTATTCCAATTGAAGATTTATTAAAATTTTTCAAAACTTTAAAATTAGATCCAGGCGATTTTGAAATTGCAAAGCGCTTACTGCTTGAAATTACAAATCGTCTCGAAGTGTTGGATAAAATCGGATTGTCTTATTTGACTCTGGACCGACTTTCAAGTACCTTAAGTGGCGGTGAATCGCAACGAATACATCTAACACGTACATTGGGTTCAAATTTAACTTCTTCTTTGTATATATTAGACGAACCAAGTATTGGTTTGCATCCAAAGGATACCGCAAAATTAGTTGAAGCCTTGCATCATCTTCGTGACTTGGGCAACACGGTCATTGTAATTGAACACGAAGAAGAAATAATAAAAAATGCAGATGAAATTTTGGATATCGGACCAGGTGCCGGAATCCATGGTGGAACCGTGGTTTATTCTGGATCGTATAAAGAATTTTTAAATCAAAAAACAAAAAATCTTACAGCTTCTTACATTACTGGAATTAATAAAATACCGATTCCACTAATTCGTAAAACCAATTCAGATCAAATTATACTGGAAGATATAAATTTACACAATCTACAAAACCTAAAAGTTCATTTTCCACTTCAATGTATGATTTGTGTTTCAGGAGTTTCGGGTTCCGGAAAAACCAGTCTGATCAAACATGTTTTTCATCCATTACTCCAAGCAAAATTGACAGATGATTTTCAGGAGGACCAAAATCTTGGAAAATTAAGTGGCGCGTATAAGCGAATTAAGCAGGTGGAATTGGTAAATCAACAAGCCATCGGTCGTTCTTCACGGAGCAATCCAGCTACTTATGTAAAAGCCTATGATGAAATACGGGATATTTTTAAACAACAACCCTTATCTAAATTACGTCAGTATCAACCTAAACATTTTTCATTTAATGTAGAGGGGGGTCGATGTGAAACCTGCAAAGGGGATGGTGAAATTATCGTTGAAATGCAATTTTTAGCAGATGTTAGTTTGATTTGTGAAGATTGCAATGGCAAACGATTTAGCAATGAAATTTTGGAAGTCAAGTACAAGGATAAAAATATATTTGACATCCTTGAATTGAGTATTGAGGAATCCTTGAAGTTTTTTTCAGATAGAAAAGAACTGGTAAAAAAATTAAAGCCACTCAATGATGTGGGATTAGGATACTTAAAGCTTGGACAATCCTCCTCTACTTTGTCTGGTGGAGAAGCTCAACGATTAAAACTGGCCTATTATCTTGGTTTGGAAAGCAGTTCGGATCACATCTTTTTTATTTTTGATGAACCAACTACCGGCTTGCATTTTGACGATGTAAAAAAATTATTATTTGCATTGCACAGTCTGGTAGAAAAAGGGCATACGGTTTTAGTCATCGAACACAATATGGATGTTTTAAAAACAGCCGATTGGATTATTGATCTTGGGCCAGGTGGAGGCCGTCACGGCGGACAATTATTATATGAAGGCACTCCTGAAGGTTTGTTAAAAGTAAAAAATTCACATACCGCAAGATATTTGAAAGCGAAATTAAACGGATAA